AAGAGGAGATACGGCAACAATACCGGCTGTTCAGCTTGTTTGCGCTTTTTGAGCGCCTCGTAGTTCTCCGTGAGGCCGCCCTGGTCGACGATGCAGAGATCGAACGACGCGTCCTTGATGGACACCGGTTGCTGGACGACCTCGTATTCCTCGACAGTATCGAGCCACTCCACGAGCAACTGCTCGTTGCCGGGATCAGTGACAAGCGGATAGATCCGTGCCGGGTCGTGGTACTCGGAACTCTCGTTTGCGAAGAGATTCGTCGTCTCCTGCACGTTATCAGTCACAGTACTCACCCGATTCGCCCATTGATTGGTTTAGCACATCGAGTTCGACACAAAATACTGCTCCGGTAGGGTCGTTGTCTTCGACCCAAACCTCGCCGCCGTATAGATCCACCAGCGTCGAGACCAGATACAGTCCCATTCCAGTCCCCGAACTGTCCAGACCCTGCACCTCGTCGTCGAAGATCTCGTCTTTGATCGTCTCCGGCACCCCCGGACCGTTGTCTGCGACACGGACCTGGACACGATCGTCAGTTTCACGCACGGTGATCGAAACGACTGGCTCGTCCGCATCGTTGTGCTTGACTGCGTTGTTGATGAGGTTCCGGAACACCGACGAGAGCAACTCGTTCGCAGCGACAGTGACGTACGGTGGTGATGTCGGGAGTTCGATGGTCGCATCTTCGAACACCTCTTGACGCTTCTTTCCCTCTTCGAGGAGTATCTGGGTGAGAGAGATCGGTTCGAGATCGGGCTCCGCGTCGGAACGCATTGTCTTGACGATGTCACCAGCCGCAGTTGTGAGTTCGACCACACGCTCTGCGGAGGATTCGATTCGGTCGAGTTCCGACTCCAGTTCTCCCTCGCAGTGGTCAGCAACGTAATCGAGCCAGCCGAGTACGACCGTCATATCGTTTCGGATGTCATGCCGGAGCACTCGATTCAGAATTTCGAGCTGTTCGGACCGCTCACGTAGCGATAGTTCGAGATCTTTGAGTTCCGTGATATCGTGGTTGACAGCGATGAATCGCTCGATCTCGTTGTCCGGTCCTGTCACAGGTGCTATCGTCTGGTCAATGACATATTGGCCACCGTCCTTTCCTCGATTTGTCATCTCGCCGTGCCAGACATCGCCGGAAGTAATTGTCTCCCACAAGTCTTCGTAGAACGCCTCGTCGTGTTCGCCGGATTTGAGGACGGCCGGTGTCTGGCCGAGTACTTCCTCGCTTGTGTATCCCGACTGCTCTTCGAAGGCAGTGTTGACGTATTCGATCCGTCCGTCGGTGTCGGTAATCACGACTCCGTGGCCAGCGTGCTCGTCCCGAATGGTCTGGAGTTGCTCTCGCTGGCGGGTGAGTGTCGCGGACTGAGTGCGGAGTTGCAGCAACGTATCGACCTTATCTGCCAGTTCGTACTCTCGAACGGGCATCCGAAGCATCCCGTCAACGAGATCCCATAGTGCCGGGCGTTCCTGACGCAGTTCCGTGTGTACCGACCCAGCCTGCGTGTCTGGGACGAGCAGGAGGACGGGAAGGATCATCGATGTCTCCCGCTTGCGTGCTGTCAGCGTAGTTGCTTCCCGTTCGAGCATTTCGGTATCGAGCACGCAGAGATCGAACATTGCCGTGTCGGGACGTTCCTCGATCAGTTCGTATCGATCGTGACTGGTGATCCAGTCGGTGAGCATGCGGCGGTTCCCGCTGTCGGCCACGAGCGGGAGCAAGGTCGCTGTATCGCCTCGCTGGCGTGATCGACGTTGATTAGCCATCTGTCTCGCCGGTCGATTCCGAGTCGGCCCACTCCGGTGTGCCCGTGAGCACACCTTGCAGGTTTTCGAGCGGATCACCGACACTGACACCGTATTCGGTAAACTCTAGCTTACGGAGCATGCGCTCGAAATCACTCGTCCGCATCTTGAGTACCCCGATGACCTTCTCTAATTTCCCACGCGATTCGACATGCCGTATGAACACAATGTTGTCCGCAAGATTGCTCATTTGCTCTTCAGTCGCGCGGAACTGTCCGGTAATGTCGTGGACCTCGTTAGTCACGATAGTAGTGACACCCATCTGGCGGAGGTAGCGGCCGATCTCAATCAGGTTCGTTATCGGATTCTCCCCATGCCCACGGAGATTCTGTTTGAATCCCTGCGTCCCGTCGATGAGGACGACTTCCACACCATCCGCTTCGACCGCGTCTTGCACCTTGTTCGTGAGTTGGTTCACCGTGTACTCTCGCGGTTGCACCTCGACAATGTCGAGTACGCCCTGTTCGATCATCTCCCCGATCGGCATATTCAGGGCCTCCGCGCGCTGGAGCAGTGTCCGCCGCGACTCTTCGAACGAGAAGATAATCGACTGACTGCCGCGTCCGGCGGCTTCCTGGACAAACTGCAAACTGGTGGTCGTTTTCCCCGCGCCAGTCGGGCCGCTGAAAAACGTGACTGTTCCCCGGTCGAGGCCACCGTCGAGCAACTGATCCAGTTCCGGAACACCGGATGAGATGTTCTCTTCTGGGAAGTCGACCTGCGCATCCGGTACTTCGAGACGTGGCCACACGTCGACACCTGACTCGGTAATCTCGTAGGCGTGGGGTCCTCGCTGAGCAGCGGGGCCCCTGAATTTCGTTATATCGACAGTCCGTACCTCCGAGGTCTGTTCGAGATTGATGACTGCGTCTGTCAGGAACTGCAGATCCGTATCCGAGAGATCGGCCGCTGCCTGTGACGTCATGAGCACTGTTGCACCGGTCGATCTGAGGAAATCGAGCAATCCCAATATTTGTGACCGGAACTGGTGCTCGTCGGTCGTCAGGAACCGAAATTCGGTAATCGGATCGATGAGGACACGATCCGGCTGCAGCTCTTCGACAGTCTCACGCACCTCGCTGACGAGTGACGGTTGTTCGGCCTCTGCCGACGAGAACAAAGTGTAGGTGCCCTCTTCGGTGAACTTTTTCTCGTCCGGAGAGAGTTCGAGAAATTGGAGCGTCTCCGAGTTCAGTCCGAAGTGGTCGGCTGTTCGCTGTACGTACTGGGTTGGTTCACCGAGGTTGATGTACAGACTGTCCTCCTCGTCGGTTCCTGCTGCCAGGAAGTGCAGTCCGAAGATCGTCTTGCCGGCACCGGGTGGCCCCCGTACGATCACGTTCTGCCGCTCGATCAAACCGCCATCGAGAATCGTATCAAGACCATCGATCCCTGTCGATAATCGACTCGTCGTCGTCATAACATAGATCTCAATCCCACTGGTAAAACGTTACTCACCCCATATTCAAATTCGGGAATTGACGTTGTGTCCACGCGCGTGACTTTCCATGAGTAGGTAAACTACCCCACCCTACTTCGCTCACCCTGAAGGGTTCGCTCGTGGAGGGTGGGGCTTTGACGTGGACTCCCGTTCTAAACGAAAAGTAGCGCGAGTTCCCCGACAGACCGGGATACGGCCGCTCGGACGCACCACCGGGGGGTCGGGGACTGATGGACTGACTCGGCTTGATGCTTGCTGCTGACTGCACGCTCTAAATGTTGCACGAGTGTTTTACCAGTTAGTGAATCGTTCGTAGTTCTCCGCGTTACTTCGGCGGCCTAGATTTTGTATCAAGACTTTCCTGAACGCGGCATCATGATTGAACGACGGATGACACCACGAGTGCAACTCAACGAGTGGGAGACACTGATTGATGAACTACGTCGATTCGGTCGCGCGGGTGATGTAACAGCGACTGATAATCGGATTCACATCGACTTCGGCTCTGCACGTGTCGAATTGTCGCGCGATGGGACGCTCCAGACTGGGATGCCATTGCACGATTTCACGCACGATGACACCGTTGCGGTTGTCGTGGATCACGACGCCGGCACCCTCATAGTTGATACAGATACGGTAAGCTACACGTTCAGGCATCCATCTTCGGTTAAGGAGTGGAACCGTAAGCCGACGGCTATCTGAACATGCAGCGATGAGGAGGAAGTGGAATGAAACCCTCCTCATACTGCCGGCTGTAACAAACTGAAGGAATTCGCCACCCCGGGGTGGCGAATATCTTTACGAACCATCCGTCTTTAGCTAAGAGAAGAACCGCAGTACAGCAGTAGCTTATCGAGGCTTCTTTTCGAGAGGAATGAGGAGGTGTCGGTTGTGCACACTAAAACCTCCTCATCGAGAGTTATGCGTCGGCTCACTACACTGTTTCCCTCCGAGTTCCTCGAAGAGCACGCCGAGGAACTCGGCGTGGTCGAACGAGAGGGAAAACTCCAGGTTCCAGTCCTCGTGTGGGCGCTCGTGTTCGGCTTCGCCGCAGGCGAGAGCCGAACACTCGCTGGGTTCAGACGCAGCTACAACTCCACAGCTGACGAAACGATCTCGCCCGGTGGCTTCTATCACCGGTTGACACCGACGCTGGCGGAGTACCTCCGCGACCTCGTTGAGCGCGGTCTCGACGAGGTCGCTGTTCCCGACGCT
This window of the Halapricum desulfuricans genome carries:
- a CDS encoding two-component system sensor histidine kinase NtrB — translated: MANQRRSRQRGDTATLLPLVADSGNRRMLTDWITSHDRYELIEERPDTAMFDLCVLDTEMLEREATTLTARKRETSMILPVLLLVPDTQAGSVHTELRQERPALWDLVDGMLRMPVREYELADKVDTLLQLRTQSATLTRQREQLQTIRDEHAGHGVVITDTDGRIEYVNTAFEEQSGYTSEEVLGQTPAVLKSGEHDEAFYEDLWETITSGDVWHGEMTNRGKDGGQYVIDQTIAPVTGPDNEIERFIAVNHDITELKDLELSLRERSEQLEILNRVLRHDIRNDMTVVLGWLDYVADHCEGELESELDRIESSAERVVELTTAAGDIVKTMRSDAEPDLEPISLTQILLEEGKKRQEVFEDATIELPTSPPYVTVAANELLSSVFRNLINNAVKHNDADEPVVSITVRETDDRVQVRVADNGPGVPETIKDEIFDDEVQGLDSSGTGMGLYLVSTLVDLYGGEVWVEDNDPTGAVFCVELDVLNQSMGESGEYCD
- a CDS encoding ATPase domain-containing protein gives rise to the protein MTTTSRLSTGIDGLDTILDGGLIERQNVIVRGPPGAGKTIFGLHFLAAGTDEEDSLYINLGEPTQYVQRTADHFGLNSETLQFLELSPDEKKFTEEGTYTLFSSAEAEQPSLVSEVRETVEELQPDRVLIDPITEFRFLTTDEHQFRSQILGLLDFLRSTGATVLMTSQAAADLSDTDLQFLTDAVINLEQTSEVRTVDITKFRGPAAQRGPHAYEITESGVDVWPRLEVPDAQVDFPEENISSGVPELDQLLDGGLDRGTVTFFSGPTGAGKTTTSLQFVQEAAGRGSQSIIFSFEESRRTLLQRAEALNMPIGEMIEQGVLDIVEVQPREYTVNQLTNKVQDAVEADGVEVVLIDGTQGFKQNLRGHGENPITNLIEIGRYLRQMGVTTIVTNEVHDITGQFRATEEQMSNLADNIVFIRHVESRGKLEKVIGVLKMRTSDFERMLRKLEFTEYGVSVGDPLENLQGVLTGTPEWADSESTGETDG